The stretch of DNA GTAGAGATAGTATCAGGTTGGGATATTGAGCCCTTGCTGGCTGACAGTTTTTATCTGAGCCTTTTAAAGTCCTGCCATTTTGACACCTAATTGTTAATTTTTTTTTAATTCAACGCATAGGGTAAGTCATTTGGCAAAAAAATTGTGCATTTCTAAGCTGTCAGATGATCGAAATCAATTTGACCACCGAATAGTTTCCATTTATTTGTTTAACTAAAAAAGGAGGTTTTAATGACACAGATCAAGCATAATCATCACAACCTACCTCAAGCTTCCAAAAAAATCTCATCCTATTTATTGCCCCATTCTTATCCATAAAGAAATGAATTGGGAACCGATTACTGCATAGCAACCTTTTTGTTATTATTTCTAATTATAACTTCACAAATAATCTCAAAATGAAAAGGATTTATTTTATAGCTGGCGTTATCGCCCTAGTTGTTACGACTGCAACGATGGGGATATTTACCTTATTTAAGGTTGGAGAGGGAAAAACAATTAAAATCGAACACCTCAACAGCACACCTGCCGCCAAAGCTTTATTTACCGTCAATAAGGATGGGGATATAATTCCCCTAGACTTTACCAAGACAGCGGAAAAAGTAATGGATGCTGTGGTACACATCAAATCAACACAAACCGTGGTAGAGGATGGCGGGTTTCCTTCCCAACAAATGCCCGAAAGCGATATTTTTGATTTTTTCTTTAATCCTCGTTTTCGTGGAGAACGACCTAACCCTCGGGATAATTTTCAACCTCGTGTAGGAACGGGCAGCGGTGTGGTCATTAGTGAAGACGGGTATATCGTTACCAATAACCATGTCATTGCGGATGCAGATGACATAGAGGTAACACTACACGATAATAGAAACTACAAGGCCCAAGTCATCGGCACTGATCCTACCACTGATTTAGCCCTGCTTCAGATCAAAGAAGATAAACTAACAACCCTTCCATTTGTCAATTCTGACGAAGTAAAGGTGGGCGAATGGGTAATGGCTGTTGGCAATCCTTTCAACCTTACCTCTACTGTCACTGCTGGGATAGTGAGTGCAAAAGGAAGAAATATTAATATCCTTCGTGAGCAATTTGCTGTTGAAAGTTTCATTCAAACTGATGCAGCCATCAACCCAGGAAACAGCGGTGGCGCCCTCGTCAACCTCGAAGGAGGATTAATTGGTATCAACACAGCCATTGCCAGCCCAACTGGTGCTTATTCAGGCTACGGCTTTGCGGTACCTACGAATATTGTTAGTAAGGTAGTGGAGGATTTGATCAAATATGGGGTGGTTCAAAGAGGTGTACTTGGTGTTATGATTCGTACCGTAGATGGCCAGTTGAAGAAAGCGCAATCTTTGGATACCAACACGGGAGCTTATGTTGATAGTTTATTGGAAAACAGTGCTGCTGGCGCTGCTGGGATTGAGGCAGGTGACGTTATTATTGCGGTGAATGGCCTCGAGGTGGCTAGTTCACCAGCCTTACAGGAAGTAATTGCTAGACATCGCCCGGGAGATGAAGTAGTGGTCAAAGTCAACAGAAAAGGGAAAGAAAAGGAATTTAAAGTCATCCTTAACAACCGAAAAGGGAATACGACTTTGGTCAAAAAGGAAAACAAGGAGATTTCTATCCTATTAGGTGCTGATTTTGAAACCTTAGATAAAAAGACGGCCCAAAAGCTGAATATTGAAGGTGGGGTAAGGGTGAAGAACTTGCAAGCGGGTAAACTTCGTAAATACACAGATATGAAGGCAGGATTTATTATCACAAAGGCAGATGGTCAACGCATCACTTCCGTTGAAGATTTAACGAAAGTCCTGGAAGGTAAAAAGGGTGGTGTAATGTTGGAAGGTGTC from Saprospiraceae bacterium encodes:
- a CDS encoding Do family serine endopeptidase, whose product is MKRIYFIAGVIALVVTTATMGIFTLFKVGEGKTIKIEHLNSTPAAKALFTVNKDGDIIPLDFTKTAEKVMDAVVHIKSTQTVVEDGGFPSQQMPESDIFDFFFNPRFRGERPNPRDNFQPRVGTGSGVVISEDGYIVTNNHVIADADDIEVTLHDNRNYKAQVIGTDPTTDLALLQIKEDKLTTLPFVNSDEVKVGEWVMAVGNPFNLTSTVTAGIVSAKGRNINILREQFAVESFIQTDAAINPGNSGGALVNLEGGLIGINTAIASPTGAYSGYGFAVPTNIVSKVVEDLIKYGVVQRGVLGVMIRTVDGQLKKAQSLDTNTGAYVDSLLENSAAGAAGIEAGDVIIAVNGLEVASSPALQEVIARHRPGDEVVVKVNRKGKEKEFKVILNNRKGNTTLVKKENKEISILLGADFETLDKKTAQKLNIEGGVRVKNLQAGKLRKYTDMKAGFIITKADGQRITSVEDLTKVLEGKKGGVMLEGVYEDLPGEYYYAFGM